The Alkalibacter saccharofermentans DSM 14828 genome has a window encoding:
- a CDS encoding MerR family transcriptional regulator, with amino-acid sequence MFRIGEFSKMGKTTVKTLRYYDEQGLLKPEMIDKFTKHRYYATDQLLVLHRIQSYRQMGLGIEDIKSIMSGDNPDRFLIRRKFELIDQLNRVKETISRIEFVLHQKEDGFMNYVATIKELPECIVYSKKLTVPSYDSYFELIPEIGRVISEKYSDLKCRVPEYCFIEYLDGEYKDKDFNIEFCEAVDSFRDDFDDIKFKKIEAVTAVSVMHKGAYSGLAQAYAFAFKWIETNGYEIAGAPRESYIDGIWNKESEEEWLTELQIPVNKPN; translated from the coding sequence ATGTTTCGTATTGGTGAATTTTCAAAGATGGGAAAAACAACTGTGAAGACCCTTCGCTATTATGATGAGCAGGGCCTGTTAAAGCCGGAAATGATAGACAAGTTTACTAAGCACAGGTATTATGCAACTGATCAATTACTTGTACTTCACCGGATTCAATCTTATAGGCAAATGGGACTTGGCATCGAAGACATAAAATCTATAATGTCAGGGGATAACCCGGATAGGTTTTTGATAAGGCGAAAATTTGAATTGATTGACCAATTGAATCGCGTAAAAGAAACAATCTCCAGGATAGAATTTGTTCTACATCAAAAGGAGGATGGTTTTATGAATTATGTTGCAACAATCAAGGAATTACCGGAATGCATCGTTTATTCTAAAAAGTTGACGGTTCCGAGCTACGATTCCTACTTTGAGTTGATACCCGAAATAGGAAGAGTCATCTCAGAAAAATATTCAGATCTTAAATGTAGAGTGCCGGAATATTGCTTCATAGAGTATCTTGACGGAGAGTACAAGGACAAAGATTTCAATATTGAGTTCTGTGAAGCTGTTGACAGTTTCAGGGATGACTTTGATGATATCAAGTTTAAGAAGATCGAAGCTGTAACTGCGGTGTCTGTCATGCACAAGGGAGCATACTCAGGTTTGGCACAAGCATATGCCTTTGCTTTCAAGTGGATTGAAACCAATGGATACGAGATAGCGGGAGCCCCAAGGGAAAGCTAC